The Pogoniulus pusillus isolate bPogPus1 unplaced genomic scaffold, bPogPus1.pri scaffold_106_arrow_ctg1, whole genome shotgun sequence nucleotide sequence aggagccctgccagcctgctctgggcagcaggagcttgggccaggagacagcctcagccctggcttGCCAAGCACTCACCTTTGGTGATCTTCCCTCCCCCAAAAGGGGCAAAGCGCTTCAGTGCCACTGTGAGGACGTTGGCAGCTTGGTGGATGCTGAAGCTTTGCGGGCAGACACCTTCTGCTGGCACCTGCACAGggagagctccagctctgcaagctgtgccaccacccagctgcctgccagcagcacagccgggCCCCTGGCGCCCGCAGCCCCGCACTCACCTGGCACACATGTAGGCATTCTCCccgcacagcagctctggctgcacaaACTGCTCCAGCGCCTGCACCACGCTTGTGGCCTcctgcaagggcagagcagagctcagggcacCGGCGGCCTGCCCACGCCACAGCCCCGAGAGATCACGCAGAGCACGGGCACAGGGCCGCAGACCACAGCAAAGCCCTGAGTGccaccagctgggcactgcccagccccacgaGGGGCGGCTGCAGGGcccccagcagccactggcctgccaggcagagaaggcagcGCAACAGCGGCAGCTGCTTCCCCTCCCGCCCGTGCTGTGCcttggcactggcagctgcaggagccctgagagcagccatggtgcagctgcaagagcagccccagcagagcagagcccctgcccagccctacCCCGATCTCCAGTGCCAGGTCCAGTAAGCTCGTAGGTGTCCGAGGTGTTCTGGCActgcaagcacagcactgcaaaagaaaGAGCAGTGGCCACAGCCTGGCATGGCCTCTGCACGCacccacccagcacagccagcccagcccagcccagcccaggcggCTGCAGGCTACCCCCTCTCTGCATCTGGGCTCTgggacagcagcaccagggtTCACAGCCTGGCCAGGAGGAAAGCTGCCAACTCCaccgtgccctggcacaggcagtgctgctaggcactggcagcaggggcgctttgctgctggcagtgaagtggggagccacagccaacagatgtttccatgcccacagcaggggctcagggtctgcagggaccaccagagccagcagctgcagctgggggatggtttgcacacactcagcagtgctcccagaagggaggcagccctgagagccacaggcccagcagctggcaccagcactCACCACGGGACCGCAGGGAACCCCCAAAGATCTGCTGGACCAGCGTTGGGGCCTggctctgcccatccagcctaggggacaggagcagcaggtctcacacagcccctccacagcagcctcccctcagggccCCCTCTGcgtgtcctcagcacagctccccggtgtgctctggccagcagacagctgcagagctccagaggcagagggaaaagccaggctgctctgccagggccaTCGCTCAAGGGTTGGCACCAGGCTCCCATGGGCACCTTCCTCcagaaggagcagaagctgctggctgcagctcggAGCTGGCCTTGGCAGAGGCAGCGCAGGCCCagaggaaagctgctctctcgcagcccagagctggacctgagccagctgcagccctggcttcctggcagctggcacaggagccgagagccagagcagcctcaggacatggggacagcaccacagctctgctggggcgcAGGGGGCCAGCAGAAGGGAGAAGGTGGCCTGTGGCACAGAGGGGCAGAGAGCTGGGCCGTGCAATGAGGCCCCTGACAGCCAGTGCCTCCCCCTAGCAGTTCAGCCTGGGGGACACCTGCATCCCTCCCACGGGCACAGgggcactggtgagggcacagggcagcagggcccCACATACTGGGCACAGCCGTTCCCGCAGGCCTGCTGCATGGCGTCAATGGCGCAGCGCAGGAACTCGTGGGCATCCTCCTGCCTCCGGAGGCTGAAGTGCTGGGCAATGTCTGCAGgagaggcagcctcagcagctgctgcaacagatgcagctcctgcccagcaagCAGGCTCCAGGCTCTGAGCCCCCTCAGCCAACCCTGGGCTCGAGGCCCACGCTGGCTGCGGGAGAAGCCCTCCCACAGCCCAtggagcccccagcccctggcggGCTCTGAGTCacctcagcagagctctctgccaaggcCTGCCCCATCCCAAAGGgtctgcttccagcagcagccctctgggcccctgcatggctgctgcagggcagggcagagcagagcaaggcagggcagagcagggcatggctgggcaaggcagggcaaggcagggcagagcaggagcagggcaagggcagggcagagcaggggcaaagcagggcaaggcagggcaaggcagggcaaggcagggcagagcaggagcagggcaaggcagggcagagcagggcaaagcaggcaagccagggcaaggcaggcagagcagggcaaagcaggggcaagccagggcaaggcagggcagaggcagggcagccaCCCTTACTCTTGAGGTTCCGGATGATGGCCTCTGGCTTTATGGCCTGGCCgctgctggcaaaggcctgcCCCACGTGGGTCTGCATAGTGCAGAGCATGCAGAAGCCTTCTCGGTGACctggagcagaagagcagaggacAGGAGGTCGGGGACAAGGCCAGGAGAGGTGGAAGCAGGACAGAGCACGGGGAGGGATCTCTGCTCCCACACAGCTCCGCCACGCTCAGTGCTTCCcatgagctctgtgctgcagcacagctctggggcaCCCTGGGTACACAGGGACCAACAACACATCACCCTGCCAGATGCCATCCCACTCACAGCACCACTGCAACCCCCCAGAGGAGACAGCAGCCATGTGGATGGGAAGCAGGCCACAGGCACTccctggaggagcccagaggttGGCCCGAGGGCAGattgccagcagagccctgcagacaggGTTGTGAGCCctgtgtgctgcccttggccccaACTCAGCAGCACACTGCTAGGGCCAGGAGAACACAgcaacagcctctgctggggtcagcagggagcagacagggcacagcccaacgctccagcccctgccaggggccACGCGCACAGGTGCCGAGCACAGCGCGGGCAGCAGGGCGGGCAGgcggctcctgctgcccacggcACTGCCACCCccggcactgccagcccagcagggccCCCCACTGAGCCCCACTCACAGCTGCGGCCGTGCTCCCCGCAGAGCAGGTAGCGGCGAGCGGCGCCGTGTGGGTCAGGCACTGCAGCGTGGCATTGAGGAAGCAGCTGCGCCCCAGGTTGCGCAGGCCCAGCGCCCACCCCGCACAGCCGCGGCCACTGCATGCAGAGGCACCTCCCCCGGGCAAGGGCACCTGCTGGGGCACGGGCACCCCAGCTCTTGTGCTGCCTGGGCTTGgtcactgcctgcagggaggggagaggggcgGTGAGTCACAGGGCTCAGGAGCAccagcagccccctgggccctctctgcctccctgcttgctgctcGGCTCCTCCTCGGGGcggcagtgctgcctgccagcctcgACCCAGGgcctcagcagaggctgctgcccccacggctgctgcccctggcatcAGAGGGCCACCCGCTGCCAGGCTCAGaccctgccttctgctgccacagcttgctgggcgaggcaggcaggggccAGCCCAATGCCCTTCCTCACCCGGGCTCCAGCCTGGTGACCCCTCCTTGCCATCTCCAgcttgctgctccttccctcacccagctccagcccagtaccccctcctcaccccagcGCCATCCCAGTGCCcctcctcacccagctccagACACTGCCTCTtcgctgccagccccagctcctgctccagcttcttctcGCTCGCATGCTGGCGGCTGCACTCGTGGCTTCGACTCAGCCGTCCCAGCcactcagctccctcctcctcctcttcctcctcctcctccttctccggctcctgctcctcctgctcttcttcctcctgcacTCTGtgtcagctgaggcagagctgcacctGCTGTTGGCACAGTGCCCGAGGTGGGCAGGACCTGCCAGGGCATGGCCCTTGGCTCTGTGGTGTCCATCGTGTGCTGGCAGCACGGCTGGGggggcctggctctgtcctgctccaggAACTCAGCAAACTCAACTCTGCCCAGCGAGGGCCACATCTGGAGGCCTGGAGTTgcccatgggccagcagtgtgccctcatggccaagcaggccaatgcccctcctgggggcatgAAGAGAGGGGGGCCTgcaccctctgctgtgctctagggcaggccacagctggaatcctgcctctgcttctggggctccccagctcaggagagattgggaactgctggagagagtccagggtgggtttggaagatgctgagggcttggagcagctctgtgaggagcaaaggcttgagagccctggggctgagagccggcggaagagcagcccagagggctctgacatgctcagcaggagctgaaggggtctgtgggggggcaagaggctggggccagactcttgtcactggtgcccagggacaggactagggacaaggggcagaggcCAGAGACTGGAGGCTCCAGCTGAAGAGGATTAGAAaattctctgctgtgagggtgctgagcctgcagcaggctgcccagacaggtgctgcaggctccttctctgcagtttcCAAGCCCACCCAGGGCCTGCTCCCACACATCCCCCCACACATCCCCCcagctcttcctcagctccctctcttaACCATGCCAAGGCGCCTTGgcttgccagcagagctgcctttggcTCACACAGAgcccctgctgcttcctctccacATCCAACCTCTGTGCTTCTCCTCCACTCTCTGTggcttccagcacatccacacccccagcacccaaGCCTCACCCTGTGCCCCCCCCGACAACCACCTACCAAAGCCACCTGAAAATGCCAACTGTGTTATTTTCCAGTCAAACTGGACCCCAacacctgctgccagcacacccATCTCAGGGCACCTCTCTCCTGCTAGGGACTATTCTCAGTCACCAGACCAGGCTCACCTAAGCCAGGCACaaagtgcccaggcaggttttgctcCTTGGTCACTCTTGTGCTCTCAACTCCCTTTGCaactcaccccccccccccccccaccttgtcACTGTTCCCCTTgggtttgctctgctctgcccgaCATCACTCACCTGGGGATTGCTCaagggcagctcctgcttgcCGAAGAACTCGGGTGAGACACAGACACCTAGCAGAGGctctccccctgccacaggctcccaagctccactctcacctcctcaccagcccagcctcagctcagctctATGAGGTCACCCAGGCCTTGGATACACAGAGCCCTGGttacgggggggggggggggggggggggggggggggggggggggggggggggggggggagggaggggctgggggggtcgCTACCCACAGAGAACCAGCTCAGGACCTGCACCCCCCACGGTTCAGAGCCTGGGCACCccccagagcagtgcccagagctCATGTgggcctcagcccagcccagcctgccctgctctgccttccccttgCCTTCTGGGCACCTTGGCACCTCCAGCAACCCAAGCAGCCAACAGCCCCCAGAGCCAGGCCAGGGCagacagcagggcacagctccccacagccccaAGGGCACCTCCGCAGCAGGGGCAGGTGGAGCAGGGCCCCGTGCTGGAGGGgggcccagcagcagagagcagcagcagggcactggggCCATGgggcccagcaggcagctctggcccagcagcagcagcagcagcaggcagcagctcatgAGGAAGACCATAAGGAAGAGTCCCAGAAGCAAAGaatcagggcttggaagggacctccagagaccacccagcccaacccccctgccagagcaggagcagccaggccagggcacccaggagcacatccaggcagctcctgactggctccagagcaggagtctccacagcctctggcagcctgctccaggcctccagcaccctcaccccaaagaagttcctcctgctgttgaggtggaacctcctgggttctggcTTGTACCTGtgcctccttctcctgtcactgggcaccacaaacagagcctgggcccTGCttgcacccacccctcagctgttaCAGACATtcctgaggtcccctctcagccttctcctctccagactaagcaactccagggctctcagcctttcttcagagcagagatggtcccgtccctgcagcatcctctccCTCGCAGCCCCCATggggctctccccagcagctccctgtctctcttgagtggGGGAgctcagacctggacacagtagtgcaggggtgctctcagcaggggtgggcagagcagaggggcaggagaacctcctgtgatggtttgggtcttcCCCACGCCCCCCCCACCGCCCCCCCTTTGGAAATCGCCCAGACTGGGCTCAGCGGCTCTGGGAGCTGCATGAGGCTTTATAGTTCAGCTTAGCACAAgctacaagcaggtatttacaacagcTGCAGCTACAGGCAGGATCGACAAGGTTAAAAGgcactgcagaaacacaacagccctcccagaaacctgagtccccagcaggggctctcaaaccaccccttccacctccctcccactcctcaATCTCAGCCCAGATCTTGCCTGATGTTGAAGGCAGTATGGAGGGTCGGGCAGgggcgttaggaagcagaggggttagtcacacagacggcaagttagggcagagagagagagaagctcagCCCAAcacccagacagcaactctcTTCTCTGTGCTTGTGTTCTTGTCTCTGCATtgcagcaagcctaggagtgaagcagacatcaccactgttgccttttccccagcctgtaatctcgttctctcaccaaaacattctagcagGCTCAAACCAGCCCACCTGCctagagctgctggccacactgctcctgatgcaggcccaggctgccactggccccacaagggcacactgctgtcccactggaatgtgctgcccactTGGGCTCCCAGTTCTTTCCTGTGCAGCTGCCTTGCAGCAGCCCAAGCCCAGGctgtactgctgcctgctgttgctcctccccagcagagcaagccccagggagcagagctccaCTCCGTGGCCACCTCTGCCCCTCACCGCTGCGGCAGGCTCCATCACCTCGGGGGCAACCACAATGCAGCTGCTGTTCCCCAgcagcccatgctgctggcactggcagtggGCCTGGGGGCAGCCCCTGCCTTGGTCCCCACTTCCCATCCCCGagcctctccccctctcccacaGGTGTGCCCCTGCCTGTCTGcccacccatggcagggcgGCAGTGTGGCACTGCCCTGCGTGAGCAGCCGGTGCTGGTGGCGGCAGAGAGCCACATCTCCCCCTCCCTGTCTGCGTGGGTGCTTGCCCATCAGCCTGCTGTAGGCACCCTGGGCACCGCAGGGGCCTGGCTGCCATCAAGGTCACCCACCAGTGGGGCACTCTCCAAGGCTGGCatgctctccaccagcagcagctggatggtGCTGAGGCCCCAGCAGcacacccccccctccccccatcaaGACCTTCTCCCCCGAGCTGGCCggcccagaggagccaggaggtgccacgAAGGAGAGCATGAcgggggaaggaggaggctgaagttGCAGGAGGCAGGTGGCTCTCCAaggtggcagtggcagcagggcaggctgggagcagcagctgttggAGATGATGCCCTCAGggccagcacagccagctcctgcactccAACGCTCCCCAGCAAGTCCATCAGTGCCCAGTGCCCATCTGGTTCTGGAGGGTCGAGCTGGTTCCCAGAGCAGGCCCAGGAGCCAAAGGtgaagctgtgtctgagcttCCTCACAacgatccctgccctctgctcttgctgcggCTCAGGCAGGAGAGATGAGCTCCGTGCAGGCagaagcacagggcagagaggaagggagagcaaggggcagcgagcagcctgctgagcacagccgacacctgcctgccctgcgcagggactgcagaggagagcactCGAGAGGAGAGCGAGAAGTTTGTCTCCTCTTTCACCACCTCCTACAACCAGAAGGCTCCATCAGggaggccctgagcagtgccagcggaagcaggcagccaagcagcagcagcagcagcagctggcagcaattCTGCTCAGAGTCAGCAGGTAAGAGCTGGTCGTGCCAACAGTTTGCTGTGCAGCAACATTTGggtgtgcagcaggagctgcttttgttgccgtgcagagcagagattctcctgcagagctggcaggctgggagccagctggcagctcagacaagtccctcctccctgcccagctggtgCAGAGTTTCAGGACAGGGGTTGCTGCTCTTGAAGAAGCCTTTGCTAAGAGTTGGACCTTTCCAGCTGGCTGTAGCTGAGTTggttggtgcccaggggcagagggcagctgagtgcCGTCAGGGTTGGTGGCCTGAAGAAGAGCCccgggccctgggcagccctgcggTGCTTGCAttcagctggcacaggagggaatgctccccaaaGCTGACAGACGCCACCAGTGGAGCCCCAGCAGTGATGCCGGCCAGAGGTGCAGAGCGAGCGTGGGCCAGCAGCATGCtcttgtgccctggcagctgccagtgctgccgAGTGCCTGGTGGGCTGAAGGCTGCAccggcagagcagaagggcttgggctgagctgagcagaggagctccagggaaaggtcagcaggaggaggctgttccGAAGCTTTCCcctggggggaaaggaagggggcaAAGGTTTCTGCGCCATCTGTGCCCCCATGGCAGGTGCAggctctgtgcctgcagtgGCTGTTGCCCAGGGGCAGGTGGTTAGCAGAGAGCCCCTGCAGCTGCGCCAGATCTGCCCCCATGGGCAGCGCCCtgttggagcagagctgagctgggcaaaGTGAGCTCCTGTCCTGAACGCTGCCACGGAGAGAGTGAGGAGAAGCAAAGGGGCTTGCAGCTGGAGCTTGGCCGCTGCCTCCCCGCCCTCGCCGCCGGGCGGAGCCCGGTGCCGCCCAAAGCAAAGATGGCGCCCGTGGGCGCGGCGTCACTGCGCCACTTCCGCCCTCCTGCCAGGCTCCCAGCGCCAGCTCTGCGGAGCCCAGCGGCGAGCGGGGCTGGCCCTGCGCGCCCCGGCGCCGCCGGCGGAGGCTGCATCCGCAGGTGCCGCAGGCGGGAGGCGCCGTCCGGGAGCCGCCGTGGCCGGCCAGAGCCCCGCTCCGGGCggcccctcagctgccctgctgcggCTCCGGGGCGAGAAGCAGCCAGCGGAGGTGCCCGGAGCGCCGCCATGCTGCTGCagcgctgccccagcagcaccgaggcgTTTGGCTTGGAGATGCCCTTGGAGAGCATCGAGTGCAAGccttgtgcagctgtgccaagtgtgtgaggccaggctgcatgtggctgtgagcagcctgatctagtgtgaggggtccctgcccgtggcagggcgGTCGGCACTGGGTgacccttggggtcccttccagccctgacacttcgGTGGGGTCCACGGTTCTCAAAGCTTCTCTTGCTGCCTCTCCTACCTGTTAGTGTACTCTGGCTGCCACCttctctgcagaggtgtgcagaCTGGGCTGTGCTAAAGCTCTAAGCTGCAAGGACAGCTTTTCTGTGGCCCTGGGAGCAGAAAAGACGCCGCTCTGTGGGGCTGCTTGTCCCACAGCTGAGAGCTgtaggctgctgcagctgcctaggCAGTGAGTTGAAAGGGCACTGCGATGTTGCCGGAGCTGCTTTGAGGTCTCCTTGGAAGGCAGACATGGCAACATGGGTTGGGGAAACAAAGCAAATGAGACTCCCTTGCTTCCTTGTGCATGGCTGTTGAGCTTTCATCCCGCACCTTGGTGTGAAGTCCAttgaaaagcagcaggaggcaggagaggtgTTGGTTTTGTCACTGAGATGGGAAGCTTTTAGTGCCTTCTCGTGCTGCTGTAACTGCTTTTGCTGAGCTCCAGTTTGAGCCCCTGCAACGGGAGCCTCCTCAGCTGTACCCCTTCACTTTGGCCTGCTGCAAGGTGAGGTGGTGCCGCTGGCCAGTAGGAAGggggagagctgctcagctgctgccattgGCTCAAGATGGTTTTTTCACCCCCAGTGCCTGTGCAAGCCTTGCTGCTTTGACTCGTGCTGTCACAGTCGGTAACGACGACGGTTCGCTGCCCACAGGTGCCACCA carries:
- the LOC135173871 gene encoding LOW QUALITY PROTEIN: ubiquitin carboxyl-terminal hydrolase 36-like (The sequence of the model RefSeq protein was modified relative to this genomic sequence to represent the inferred CDS: inserted 4 bases in 3 codons; deleted 1 base in 1 codon); the protein is MAALRAPPLAASRPGAAAGQLRGRPERGSGRPRRLPDGASRLRHLRMQPPPAAPGRAGPAPLAAGLRRAGAGSLAGGRKWRSDAAPTGAIFALGGTGLRPAARAGRVQEEEEQEEQEPEKEEEEEEEEEGAEWLGRLSRSHECSRQHASEKKLEQELGLAAKRQCLELGEEGHWDGAGVRRGGRGCAGWALGLRNLGRSCFLNATLQCLTHTAPLAXYLLCGEHGRSCHREGFCMLCTMQTHVGQAFASSGQAIKPEAIIRNLKNIAQHFSLRRQEDAHEFLRCAIDAMQQACGNGCAQLDGQSQAPTLVQQIFGGSLRSRVLCLQCQNTSDTYEXLLDLALEIGEATSVVQALEQFVQPELLCGENAYMCARCQQKVSARKXFSIHQAANVLTVALKRFAPFGGGKITKAVAYPMLLNVRPYLSVPRGDPVLYSLYAVLVHSGHSCHAGHYYCYVKASSGQWYLMNDERVCPAGIQEVLGQQPYLLFYQRVPSPRRSWQGPTAKAASSLPGCTGGVHSEDRKSVTKEPLSSAGMGQAPPAQKLPALYLMDSILKNVGGEYLKAFAPKLVETFVSAFQKPEESSAAPSATSGASAAAAAAMPQAPSQEQLLRQQLLEKEKQVLELRQKLSELEQAGAQLEEPL